The Nitrospira sp. genomic interval TCCACATTATTAGCCACATCAACTTGGTAGTCCAAGATTCCCGATGCAAAATCTGGATCGAGGGAACCTGAGCTCACAGTCAAGCCAGATAGAGCATCGTCGCTCGAAGGGGCCGCTCGTACGACGGTGACGGTATAGGTCCTTGAGGTTCCATTCGGCGCAGTGACGACGATCGACACAACCTTCGTTGTTCCTGGGCCGTTGAGTATGATTGTCGCTCGTCCTTCGTTTGGCACATCACCCGATATCACGGCATTTGCATCAGACTTGGTTGCGGAGACGGTCACTTCGGTAACAACGGTGGCGACGTTCACACGGTAGTTCTGAGTTCCTGCAGAAAAAGGAGGAGATAAGGTACCTGGCGACAGGGTCAAACTCCTAAGAGTGTTATCCCCGCCAAGGGTGATCGCTCTCAGGGTCATCGTGTATATCTTGGCTCTTCCATCTGGGGACGTGACGGTCAGTGAGATATCTTTGGTCGATCCAGGGCCAGGGGGTGAAATCGTTGTTTGTCCGGTGGCTTGCCCTGCTGGGGCAGTGATCGCACCAGACAACACGTCATTCGCATCAGACTTCGTTGCCGAGAGGGTGAGGTCAGGAGTGGCACTGGGTAGGTCAACAATGTACCCGGTCGTTTCACTAGCGAACGGAGGTTGGAGCGATGCGCTGGAGACTGAGAGGCCGGCGAGTTGAGGGCCTGGATCAATCGATCCTGTATCTTGACAGCCATACAGACCCAAGCCCATGGCTCCGGCGAAAAGAGTGATGGCCACATGTCGTATTGGGATGAGGTAGAAGCGTTGCATGATGGACCCAATCACTTTCTTGTGCTGCGTAGACTGTTGGGTCCAGCCGCCTGTGTGAACCAGAAGGGTAGAGGCAGATATTACGAAAGGGTTCCTGAATAGATCTATCCCTACTTGCGTATGGAGAAGTAGGGCGCGTGCAGGGTGGCCTCTAACTGGCGGAGGTCAACGGATGGATCGAAAGATTAGGAAGGGTAGCAATGGTGCGAGAGGGAATACCCGTCGGTGATGGAGAGCTATTCCTATGCCGGTTCTCCTTGCCGTCGTCGGCCTGTTCGTTCACCGGATTTCACAACCCCCTGGGAAAAACCATGAGGGTAACTCGCATGATGTCTAGCGAGAATCTCTGAAGACGTTGATCGTGTACGGTCTTGTAGTCACTCCATCCTGTGCGGTCACGGTAATCGTGAACAGGGTCGTGGTTCCTAAGCCGAGTGCACTGCTCACGCTTCCGGTTGCAACGCCTGGTGGGGCGATCACGGACCCTGATGCGGATGCCACTGCATTCGGATCAGACTTGGTCGCCGTTACCGTTAGGCTGTCGACGCTGGCCTGGACGTTGACCGTATAATTCAGTGTCCCGGCGGCAAAGCTGGGATTCAAGGTGCCTGCGCTCACCGTCAAAGCCGAGAGCGCGGCATCGCTTGATGGCAGCGGTCGTTTTACGGTGACCGTGTAGGTCTTTTCAGTTCCACTGGGTGCTCGCACGAGGATGGTGATGAGCGTGTCCGATCCTGGGGGCGCCAGCGGAGAAATCTTGCGTGGTTGACCGGAGCTGATTCCTTGTCCATCAATCATCAAGCTGGCATTTGAATCCTGAACCGTTGCGGTGATGGTGAGACTGGAGACACCGGTGGCTACGTCTACGGTGTAGGGCAGCTGGTCCTGAGCAAAGGCAGGAGCCAGGGTGCCTGGTGTCACGCTGAGAGTTTTCAAGTTGTTATCAGCCGAAAGCGCTGCTCGGTTCATAGTGATGACGTACGGCTGCCGACTGCCATTCTGTGCTATCACGAGAACTTCTATGTCTGTGGGCAAGCCAGGATCTTGAAGGTCGATGGTACGTGCCTGACCTGAATTGGCAACTTGTCCATTCACCTGTAGAGTTGAGCTTGATTCCTGTGGAGTTGCGGTCACCACCACGCGGTCAGTGCCGCTGCCGACATTGACCGTATATCTCGTGGTGTTCGCCGTAAAGGAAGGGTCCAGCGTACCCGGCGACACGGTCAGCTTCCCAAGATTGAAATTTCCTCCGAGGGCGGCTCGCACCACAGTCACAAGGTACGACTTTAGACTCCCATTCGGGGCTGTCACGACAATGGTAATGTCCTTACTCGATCCAGGATCTCCAAGGTCGATGGCACGGGCTTGCCCAGAAATAGTGCCCTGGCCATCCACGTCGAGCGCCGCTGTTGGGTCCTGAAGAGTTGCGGTGACGCTGACTCGAGCCGTGCCGCTGCCGACCTGTGCCGTATACTTTGTTGTGCCAGCCCTAAACGCAGGGTTGAGGGGGCCCGGCGACAGGGATAAACTTCGGAGATCGGTATTGCTTGAGGCCGGTCTGGTTACAATGACCACATACGTGGTCTGCGCTCCGCTTTGGTCCGTGATGCGGATAAAGATGCTCTTCGTCGAGGGGGCCGAATCTAACGTGACTGAGATCCCCTGGGCAGTGCCGGCCGGCTGCCCATCGATCGTCATCGAGGCAGTGCTACTTTCAGGGGTGGCTCTTACTATGACACTGCTATCGGTCGTCGATATCGTGGCTCGGTAATCCGTGACGTTGGAGGAAAAAGCCGGTTGAAGGGCTCCAGGAGGGGTGACCGCTAAGCTAGAGAGTCTTACGGGTGGCCCTTCCGAGACTGTGGCGGAATCGCCACACCCATACGTGCCCAAACCAAGTGCGATAAAAACAATGGCGGCTAGGTATTGCACGGCAATGGTGAACGGACGTCCCATCATGCGGCGGTCACTTTCCCTTAATACGTGAAGTGATGAGCCTGTGTACTCTGGCGAACCCAAACGCTAAGGCGGAAACGACGGGAGGGTTCGAGTGTCTACTGAGGCGAAGCAGGAGTGACAGATATAGCCAATCCGACCGGTGAGGTCAAGACGTCAAATTGGGCGAGTAAAACTGGTGCGTCGGAGTTAGTTGCTGCCGAAACAGTCGCGCTGTCGGTGTGGCCAACACCGTGCCCCAGGGGCTATGGCCCAGGGGCTACGGTGTCGATGGTCACAGTCAAGGACGCACTCTGGGGAGATTCAAGGCCCCCTGCATTAGTCACGGTACTGGTAATTGTGTGTACCCCGTCACTCAATGCTGCTGTCGGTGTGAGGGTATTGGCGCCCGAGTCAAATCCTTGCTTGGCTATGCTCCCATCAACATAGAGGGTTGGGGTTTCTCCTGCTGCTGGCTGGGCCACGGTGAAGCTCGGCGCTGTGACGTTAGTGACGTTGTCATCCTTACTAGTGCCCGGGGCACACACAGCAGGATCAGGAATACCAGGTTCACAGGAGTCATCCTCTGGTATCAGGTCCGGTGCACTTGTCGGTGCTGGTGGTGAAGCGGGCGCTGGTTGGTTGACGGTAATGGAGTACGTCTTATCATTGCTGTTTGGCGCAATCACACGAACGTCTATTTCGGTTTGGGATGGGCCAGTTGGGAGAGAGATGGAACGGGAGCTCCCCCCTTGTCCATTGATCGTCACGCTTGCGCTTGAATCCTGGGGAGTGGCGGTCACAGTGATATTGGTATCGCTGCTGCCGACGTTGTTTACGGCATAGTCAGTCCTAGTCCTGGTTGCGCTAAACGGGGGACTCAGGGTGCCCGGTGATACGGTCAATGCCGACAGATTGTTGTTTCCACCAAGGGCGGCACGCTCGACAGTGACGGCATAGGGTTTCTGGCTGCTATTGGGTGCGGTCACTACGATATTGATCAAGGTATTCAATCCTGCTCCATTCAACGTAATGGAACGGCCCTGACCAGACGTAGCGGGTGTCCCATTCACGGTGATCGTTGCATTAGGATCCTGCCGCGTAGGCGTGACCGTTATGCTGGATACACTGCTCCCCACCTCCACCGTATAGCTCAGATCGTTTGCATTGAAGGTAGCGTCCAAGGAACCTGGTGATACGGTTAGCGCCGACAGATTGTTATTCCCACCAAGGGCGGCACGATTGATACCCACTGTGTAAGTTCTCTGAGTGCCGTTCTGTGCCGTCACAATAATAATGACGGAGGTGTTCGAACCCGCTGGACCCAATTGAATGGTTTGAGCTTGTCCGGAGGTGGAGGGTTGTCCATTGACGGTCATGCTGGCAGTGCCATCCTGCACCCTGGGCGTGACTGTCACGCTGGTCACGGTGCTCGCCACATTCACCGTATAGCTCGTTCTGTTCGCGCTAAAAGTCGGGTTCAAGGTCCCCGGTGAAACGGTCAAGCTCTGCAGAGTATTGTTACTGGAGACTCCACGACTCACAGTAATCAAATAGCTTTTCGCATTTCCGTTCTGTGCCGTTACGACGATGGGGACGTTAGTGTCTTGACCTGCAGGGTTGAGGGATACTGTGCGGGACTGCCCTGAGCCGATGGCTTGCCCATTCACCGTCATTGTGGCAGTGGAATCGTCGGGAGTAGGAGTTACATTGATGGTTCCGACGTTGTTGGCCACATCGACTGTATAGGTTAGTAGGCCCTCATCGAATGAGGGGGTCAGGGTCCCGGGCGACACAGTTAAGATCCTGAGGTTGTTGTTTCCATTACGGGCGGCACGGTTGATACCCACTGTGTAGGTTTTCTGGGTGCCGTTCTGTGCTGTCACAGTAATAATGATAGGTGTGTTCGAACCCTCTGCACCCAACTGAATAGTTCGAGCTTGGCCGGAGTTGGTGCCTTGCCCATTCACGGTCATTGTTGCAGCAGGATCTTGCACCCTGGGCGTGACGGTGATGTTGACCACGGTGCTCGCCACATTCACTGTATAGCCCGTCCGGCTCGCAAGAAAGGCGCGGTCCAGGGTGCCTGGTGATACAGTCAAACCCTGCAAGTTATTATTACCGGATACTCCACGACTCACCGTTACCTGGTATGTTTTCGGGGTTCCGTTCTGCGCGGTCACAACAATCGGGATGTTAGTGGGTTGGCCTGCAGGATTGAGAGTTACCGTACGGGCCTGCCCGGAGTTGGTGGCTTGTCCATTCACCGTCATCGTCGCGGCTGGATCGGAAAGCGTGGGGGTCACTCTGATACTTCCGACAGTATTGGCAACGTCGACTGAATAGTTGAGATCGTTCGCAGTGAATTCGGAATCCAGGGTCCCGGGCGACACGCTCAGGTCTTGTAACGAGTTGTTCCCAGTTAAGCCAGCTCTCACGAAAAGGACAGTGTAGGTTCTCGAATTCGTGCCTGTCTCTGACACGACGATGTTCACGGGAGTTGTTATCCCCGCCGCGCCCAGCGGAATCACGCTGCTGGTCGTGGCCTGTCCGTTGATCGTCACGCTGTCGCCAGCCACAGCAGGCTGAGCGGTTATGGTCGCGCTCGTGATGTTGTTGGAAATATCAACAGTGTATTGGGTGGTTCCCCCGCTGAAAGCTGGTTGGAGCGTGCCGGGGTCGACCGTCAGGCTCGCAAGTTCCACCACGGGGTTTACCGTCGCTGAGTCGCCACAGCCATAGGCGATCACACCGATCACAAGGAGAAACGCGGCAGCGAGATACTGTCTCACGACGGTCAAGGTACGCATGGCGATGTAGTCTCTTTCTCCAGAGGCGTGATGTGGCAGGTCCATTAGCATGAACCTCAATATAAATGGGTTGGATAATACGAAACTGCTAAAGGTTGGTCTACCCCTACTTTGGTATAGGGGAAATAGGACACGTCCTTATGGACCATCCTCGGATCATGATGGAGCGAAGCGGTCTAGGCGGATTTGAAGCGTCGCTAGAAGAATGCGCGAGTGATCGTCACAGAGTATATCTTTGAGTCTCCATTCGGAGCCGTGACAGTGATCGATACTGTTCTGGGAAACAGTGGTATGAGTAGAAAGGTCTCTTGACCTATTGGAACCCCGGTCCCGGCTGTTAGGTCACCTGACATCACGGCATTCGAGTCGGATTTTGTGGCCGAGACGGTCACGCTGTCGACACTGAATGGAACATCCAGTGTGTAGATCGTGGTATTGGCAGCAAAGTCAGGAACCAAGGGGGCTCCTGTCACAGTCAATGCCGCCAGGTTGGCGTCGCTCGATGGCGCCGCTCGGTTTACTGTGACGGTATATGTTTGAAAGGTTCCACTTGGTGCAGTGACGGTGATCGATATCGAGGTGGGTGTTCCTGCTCCGTTCAGAGAAATGGTTGCTTGACCGGTCCCTTGCCCTGCTCCAGGATCTGCGATCGACCCGGACAGAACAGCATTTGGATCCGATTTGGTTGCCGTGACAGTCACTTCCGTGACGTCGGTGGCTACGTTTACCGTGTAGGGTAAGTTGTTCGCATTAAAATCTGGAGCCAACGGTTGCACCACGGCATTCGCTGTTACCGTCAAGGCCGACAGATTATTGTTGCTCGATGCGGCGCGATTTACGGTGATGGTGTAGGGTTTAGAGGCTCCACTGGGTGCAGTGACGGTGATCGATACCACCTTGCTTGTCCCTGGCCCATCGAGCGGGATGGTCGCTTGGCCTGTGGCAATTCCAGTTCCGGCTGTGACGTCACCGGACATCACGGCATTTGCATCGGCCTTGGTTGCCGAAACATCAACGCTGGTGACAGTGGTTTCCACATTTACCGTGTAGCTCAGTGTATTCGCAGCAAAGGTGGGGTCTAGGGTACCCGGCGTTACGCTCAAGGCCGACAGATTATTGTTGCTCGAAGGCGCCGCTCGGTTCACCGTGATACGGTAGGTGTTTGCGCTGCCATTCGGAGCGGTTACGGTGATTGTCACAGGGGTGGAGGTCCCTGGCACGCCAAGTGCATTGGTGGCTTGTCCTGTCGCGACTCCTGCCCCTGCAGTTAGCGAGCCAGTCATCATGGCATTCGAGTCTGATTTAGTTGCGGAGACGGTCATGCTGGTGACGGTGGTTGCCACGTTCACCGTGTAATCCAAGGTGCTCGATGTAAAGGTGGGAGTCAAGGAGCCTGGTGTCACCGTTAAGGCGGACAGATTGTTGTCGCTCGATAGGAGTCTCGTAACCGTGACGGTATAGGTGGTCTCAAGTCCAGTCTGTGTTTCCACCACAATGAGGATGGTCGTGGTCGATCCCGGAGAGCCGAGCGCGACAGATCGTCCCTGCCCCGCAGCGGTTACAATCCCATTGATCGTGACCGTGGCCGTATTGTCTTTGGGGACGGCGGTCACGGTGACGCTGGTCGCGGATGTCGGCGCATTGACCGCGTAGTTCGTGGTATTGGCCAAAAACCCAGGTTGGAGGGTTCCAGGGGTGACCGTCAGGTTGGACAAGGGTGCTGCGACGTCTTCCGATACCGACGCCGTGTCTGCGCAGCCGTAGGCACTTAAGCCGATGACAAGGAACAGGGCAGTGACGAGCCATTGTCCTGGGGATATGAAGTTCTGTTTCATAGAACGCCGATCACTTTCTTGTGATGGAGGAGTGACGGACTGGTTCATGCTTATACAGCCTGACTGTAGGTGCTGATACTACGAGAGAGGTCGTATTCGGTCGAGCCCTACATAGGTAAGGGTTTGCCGTCATTGTGAGGCGAAGAGGCTAGCTGCTGAACCTATGATTGCATGGCGGTGGCATTGCCATTGTCGGTCGGCGCGCGTGTGTAGGATATGCTTCGCGTTGAGCGGTCAGTGCCCGGATTGTGAAGCGCCCTGCGATTTGGCGAGGAGCTCGGCCTTGGAGGGGATCTGTGTGAGGAGATCCGGGCGTACCTGAAAGACTCCTTGCAGACGTTGGCCGGTGGCATAGAGGAGATTGCCTGCCTTGTTGCCGAGAGTCAGTTTCCCTGTGGTCTGGCCGTCCTTGCCCGTCACCACAAATTCTGCGGCGGGCGCAAGTAGCCCGTAAGGGGCCAGTGGTGCGGATTGTTTCATGACGCGTTCTTCTGCGGGAAGATTCGCGACCCGGCTGACAAAGAGATCTGCCGCTTCTTGGCTAATCTTCTCGGTGGGCTGATCTTCGAGCAGCCATTCGCCAGTTTGGTTGATCAAGACATACTGATGTTCTCTCGTCTTCACCGACAACACGGCGATGTCGGTGGAGTCGAGGCCGAGCAGCCGTTTGTCCTGGAGCGTGAAGAGTTCTTTCGTGAGATCTCTGATCAGTATAGGGTTGATGCGATAGAGCGGGCCGTCGGCGGTGGTCTCCGCGATGGCTTCTCCGCTCTGGGGGTCCGGTTGATACAGCCGGACGGACTGATCACCGGCTGCCGTATGCAGCGTGATTTTTAGCTTGGGGGTCGTCAGAGTCTTGGCCACGCTGTCTCGTTCAGGACCTGGATCGATGATGCCGAGTGCTTTCAGATCTTCCAACCGAAACATCAAGGAGCGGACTTCGTTCTGGTCGGCTTCGGCTTCGATGGGATAGCGGATCTTCCACGACGGCTTCGGCTTATCCTTGGCCATGTTGTAGAGCACGACTTCGGTGGTGGCATAGGTCAAGCGGACCCGTTCGATATCATTCTGGACAAACCGCAAGAGCTCTTTTCGACGGAATGCCATCAACGACTTATTGATGAAGTCCTTCGGCGCCAGGTTGGTCAGTAACACGCTCCGGTCCGATGCCCGAAGCACATAGAGGGTATTGGACAGCGGACCACTGTCGCCGATTGAAATTGTCTCGTGTTGTGTCCCGGCCATGACGGTGAGGGTGGTCACCGGCTGTTCAAGCCCGAAGGCCGCCAACTGTGTCGCCTGCTCCTCGACCATTCTGGTGACGGTTCCTGTCACGAGCGCTCGAATCAGCGCCTGCACTTCGCGATGATCGGCATCTGCTTGAAGCGGAGCCACAATCGACCATTTACCAGGTTCTGCCAGCTTTAATTCGATAGGCCCCTGCGCGGTGGTGATCCTGAGTCCGGTGATGGCGGTTTCGGGGAAGGGCAGGACTTGTTTCTGTGCACGGTCCTGTTTTTCTTCTCGCTGCTGGGCGGGAAACTCCACGAGATAGAGATAGCCTCCGAGGCCAGCCAGCGCGAGGAACATGAGTAGAGTCGGCCAGTAGCGCATATCAGGATGGTGAAAATTGCCGCCAGCTGCGTTCTCGCATCGTTCAGACCCTCAACGTACTCCAGAGAGTACGCCTCGGCCCTTCACTCGCTGCGGCCTTGCTGGACAGCCATTTTGACCATCCTGCAGAAGATATGTGACGAAGGCCTATCATAATCGTCGGCGTTTTCTCCACACGATGATGCCGGTAAGCAGCGTCACGAATGGAAGGAACACAACTTGGATGTAAATCAGCGCCCGTTCTTGGGTGGGGTTGGGCGTGAACGGGTGCAACGCCGGTTCCTTTGGCGCGATGGACATCAAGTCCCGTTCCTCAGCCAGCCATCCGATCGTGTGGAGAAAAAAGTCGCTGTTACCGGGGAAATTGAAAAAGGCGTTGGAGACGAAGGTGGAGTTCCCGATAACCACGATAGCAGGTCGAGGTGTGCCCTCCTCCGGGGCTTTCTTCGGTGCCAGCGCGGCCGCCATAGGTAGCGGTCCTTTCACGTCTTCCTTTTCGTTCAGGCTCACGACCCGGCCTTGCATGTTCATTTCAGCCCAGCTATTCGGCGAAGTACGGGCCAGTGGTACAAAGTCCCAGTCTTTTCCGACCTGCTCGTCGAACGTCACGTGCCGGGATAACGGTAACAGCACAGCGGAGTTGAGGTCTTGCGTGATCTCATGCTCGGTAAACGTTCTGACCAACAGCGCGGTGAGATCTCCCTGGGCCAACCGATCTTGCAGATCGACCAACACCCCCGACCCCAGACCTAGTCCCCAATGGGCGAGCAATGATTCCAGTCCAGTCTGTGTATCGGGATCGGCCAACACCAAGAGGTGGCCGCCCTTCTCGACGTAGGCCTGAATACGGTCCTGCTCGTCTTTCATCACGGCGCGGCGGGGGCCTGCCACTATCAGTACAGCGGTATGATCCGGCACGGCTGATTCCTTAAGAAGCGAGAGTGTGCCGACCTCATAGCCCTGTCGGATGAGCGCTTCTTTGGCAGCGGAGAGCCCATTGCGGTCCTTGTCCTCGACATTCAATTCGCTGTGGCCCTCGACGAAGACGATGCGTTTCTTGGCATCTTTGGAGATACGGATCAGCGCACCGGTCAGCTCAACCTCTGAGGGAGAGGTGACGCGGATCGTCTGGCCATTGCTCTCGAAAATGGCGGTGTCTGTCCGGAAGATTCCATAACTTTGAGCGATCTTCGGCTGTTTCTCCGGGTCGATGAATTCTACGCTGAGCTTGGGAGACGCTTGCCGATAACTCTCCAGTCGTTCTTTGAATGCTTGATAGCCGGGATCTTTTTCTCTCGTGAAGACGGTAATTTTAATGTCGTGGGGCAGGCCGCGAAGTACGCGGTAGGTTTGTGGGGCGAGCGTAAAATTCTGATTTTCTGAGAGGTCCCAACGTATCGAGTGTCGAGAGGCCAGAAAGTTCACAATGATCAAGATGCCGGTGAACAATACGATCATCAGAAAGCTGTTCAGCCCCATCCTTGTCGAGCGTCGACCGGAGAACGCCTTGACTGCCTCAAAATGAAAAACGAAGAACAGGACGAGGCAGACCAGCGCCAGCCCTTCCACGATCGTGACGGCCCACAGCCAGTCAGGGCGAAGGCTGTACGTGATCATGCCGCCGAGGCCAAGCACGACTCCGAGAATGCCGAGAGGAAAGGACTTGAGGCTCATTTCCAGCGTGTCGACTCCACGACCCGATGTGTGAGAAACAGCATGAGTACCAATCCGCTTCCGAAGTACAGGAGATCGCTTGTGTCGATCAATCCCCGCACCAGACGCTCATAATGTTCCATGTAGGAGACATACGAGATGACGCGGCCTGCCGTGGTATCACCGAAGAGACTCCCCAATCCAGCGATTAACCAGATGGTCAGGAGTAGGCCGAAGCTCACAAAGGCGGCGACGATTTGATTTTCCGTCAGCGCCGAGGCAAACAGGCCCACGGAAAGAAACAGGGCTCCCAGCAGCACCATGCCCACATAGCCGGTCCAGATGGGATTCCAGTCGAAGTCGCTGAACAGCATCAGTACTGTGGGAACCAATACCGTGAGCCCGACGAGGCCGAGATAGATTAGGAACACGCTGACGAATTTGCCGACGACGATTTCATGAATCCTGATCGGTGAGGTCATCAAAAACTCAAAAGTCCGCAGCTTGCGCTCTTCCGCGAACAATCGCATGGTCAGGATGGGCAGAATAATCACGAGGACGATCCGCATGCTCGCGAACAGATTTCGGAAGACCAGATCGTTCAAGTTGATTTGGGCCATTCCCCCCTGCTGCATCTGCATCAATTGGATGGCTTGCGCTCCAGCGAAACCAACGTAGAGGTAGGAGAGCAGCCCGA includes:
- a CDS encoding DUF4340 domain-containing protein, which produces MRYWPTLLMFLALAGLGGYLYLVEFPAQQREEKQDRAQKQVLPFPETAITGLRITTAQGPIELKLAEPGKWSIVAPLQADADHREVQALIRALVTGTVTRMVEEQATQLAAFGLEQPVTTLTVMAGTQHETISIGDSGPLSNTLYVLRASDRSVLLTNLAPKDFINKSLMAFRRKELLRFVQNDIERVRLTYATTEVVLYNMAKDKPKPSWKIRYPIEAEADQNEVRSLMFRLEDLKALGIIDPGPERDSVAKTLTTPKLKITLHTAAGDQSVRLYQPDPQSGEAIAETTADGPLYRINPILIRDLTKELFTLQDKRLLGLDSTDIAVLSVKTREHQYVLINQTGEWLLEDQPTEKISQEAADLFVSRVANLPAEERVMKQSAPLAPYGLLAPAAEFVVTGKDGQTTGKLTLGNKAGNLLYATGQRLQGVFQVRPDLLTQIPSKAELLAKSQGASQSGH
- a CDS encoding cadherin-like beta sandwich domain-containing protein; its protein translation is MQRFYLIPIRHVAITLFAGAMGLGLYGCQDTGSIDPGPQLAGLSVSSASLQPPFASETTGYIVDLPSATPDLTLSATKSDANDVLSGAITAPAGQATGQTTISPPGPGSTKDISLTVTSPDGRAKIYTMTLRAITLGGDNTLRSLTLSPGTLSPPFSAGTQNYRVNVATVVTEVTVSATKSDANAVISGDVPNEGRATIILNGPGTTKVVSIVVTAPNGTSRTYTVTVVRAAPSSDDALSGLTVSSGSLDPDFASGILDYQVDVANNVDSVIISATKSDPNAMMFAFGSVIAAAGTQTGQVSVPLSGKRTDADITVTAQDGVSSTPYTITIIRARR
- a CDS encoding cadherin-like beta sandwich domain-containing protein, with product MMGRPFTIAVQYLAAIVFIALGLGTYGCGDSATVSEGPPVRLSSLAVTPPGALQPAFSSNVTDYRATISTTDSSVIVRATPESSTASMTIDGQPAGTAQGISVTLDSAPSTKSIFIRITDQSGAQTTYVVIVTRPASSNTDLRSLSLSPGPLNPAFRAGTTKYTAQVGSGTARVSVTATLQDPTAALDVDGQGTISGQARAIDLGDPGSSKDITIVVTAPNGSLKSYLVTVVRAALGGNFNLGKLTVSPGTLDPSFTANTTRYTVNVGSGTDRVVVTATPQESSSTLQVNGQVANSGQARTIDLQDPGLPTDIEVLVIAQNGSRQPYVITMNRAALSADNNLKTLSVTPGTLAPAFAQDQLPYTVDVATGVSSLTITATVQDSNASLMIDGQGISSGQPRKISPLAPPGSDTLITILVRAPSGTEKTYTVTVKRPLPSSDAALSALTVSAGTLNPSFAAGTLNYTVNVQASVDSLTVTATKSDPNAVASASGSVIAPPGVATGSVSSALGLGTTTLFTITVTAQDGVTTRPYTINVFRDSR
- a CDS encoding cadherin-like beta sandwich domain-containing protein — its product is MNQSVTPPSQESDRRSMKQNFISPGQWLVTALFLVIGLSAYGCADTASVSEDVAAPLSNLTVTPGTLQPGFLANTTNYAVNAPTSATSVTVTAVPKDNTATVTINGIVTAAGQGRSVALGSPGSTTTILIVVETQTGLETTYTVTVTRLLSSDNNLSALTVTPGSLTPTFTSSTLDYTVNVATTVTSMTVSATKSDSNAMMTGSLTAGAGVATGQATNALGVPGTSTPVTITVTAPNGSANTYRITVNRAAPSSNNNLSALSVTPGTLDPTFAANTLSYTVNVETTVTSVDVSATKADANAVMSGDVTAGTGIATGQATIPLDGPGTSKVVSITVTAPSGASKPYTITVNRAASSNNNLSALTVTANAVVQPLAPDFNANNLPYTVNVATDVTEVTVTATKSDPNAVLSGSIADPGAGQGTGQATISLNGAGTPTSISITVTAPSGTFQTYTVTVNRAAPSSDANLAALTVTGAPLVPDFAANTTIYTLDVPFSVDSVTVSATKSDSNAVMSGDLTAGTGVPIGQETFLLIPLFPRTVSITVTAPNGDSKIYSVTITRAFF
- a CDS encoding cadherin-like beta sandwich domain-containing protein — its product is MLMDLPHHASGERDYIAMRTLTVVRQYLAAAFLLVIGVIAYGCGDSATVNPVVELASLTVDPGTLQPAFSGGTTQYTVDISNNITSATITAQPAVAGDSVTINGQATTSSVIPLGAAGITTPVNIVVSETGTNSRTYTVLFVRAGLTGNNSLQDLSVSPGTLDSEFTANDLNYSVDVANTVGSIRVTPTLSDPAATMTVNGQATNSGQARTVTLNPAGQPTNIPIVVTAQNGTPKTYQVTVSRGVSGNNNLQGLTVSPGTLDRAFLASRTGYTVNVASTVVNITVTPRVQDPAATMTVNGQGTNSGQARTIQLGAEGSNTPIIITVTAQNGTQKTYTVGINRAARNGNNNLRILTVSPGTLTPSFDEGLLTYTVDVANNVGTINVTPTPDDSTATMTVNGQAIGSGQSRTVSLNPAGQDTNVPIVVTAQNGNAKSYLITVSRGVSSNNTLQSLTVSPGTLNPTFSANRTSYTVNVASTVTSVTVTPRVQDGTASMTVNGQPSTSGQAQTIQLGPAGSNTSVIIIVTAQNGTQRTYTVGINRAALGGNNNLSALTVSPGSLDATFNANDLSYTVEVGSSVSSITVTPTRQDPNATITVNGTPATSGQGRSITLNGAGLNTLINIVVTAPNSSQKPYAVTVERAALGGNNNLSALTVSPGTLSPPFSATRTRTDYAVNNVGSSDTNITVTATPQDSSASVTINGQGGSSRSISLPTGPSQTEIDVRVIAPNSNDKTYSITVNQPAPASPPAPTSAPDLIPEDDSCEPGIPDPAVCAPGTSKDDNVTNVTAPSFTVAQPAAGETPTLYVDGSIAKQGFDSGANTLTPTAALSDGVHTITSTVTNAGGLESPQSASLTVTIDTVAPGP